AGTCCAGGGGTCGCGTTGACCTCGGCGTTCTCCCGGGCGAGCTCCACCGACACCGGATCGTTGTCCGTGCCCACCACGCGCCCGGCCCCCAGCTTCTTCGCGGCGATGGCCAGCACCCCCGTCCCCGTGCCCACATCCAGCACGCTCGCGCCCGGATGGGTGGCCATGTAGTCATCCACCGCACCCAGACAGAGCGAGGTGGTGGGGTGGTCGCCGGTGCCAAAGGCCATCTTCGGCTCGATGACGAGGCGCACCCGGTCGGCCGGGGCCTGGGGGGCTTCCCAGGGGGGGCCCACCCACAGCCGGCCCACCTGGACGGACTTGATGTGGACCTTCCAGGCGTTGCTCCAGTCCTGCTGGGCCTCCTCGGCGAGCTGCAGCCGCGCCGAGGGGAAGCTCTCGGCGAGCTGGGCGCGAGCGGCCTCGGCCGTCTCGGCGTCCTCGAAGTAGGCCACGAGGATGGCCTCGCCCGGCGCGGGCGCCCGGACGCCGGGCATGGTGGGCCCCTCGCGATCCCGCACTTCCAGTCCCAGCACGCCCACGTCGTGGAGCAGATCCTGCGCCGCCTCTGAGTCCCCGTCCGGCAAGTCCACCGTGAGGGTCTGATACGTCCCCGTCATGTCGCCCTTCTCGCATCTCTCGTTGTTCCCGGGAAGATGCCGGGTGGGCTGCAGTGGAGGAAGAAATTTCGAGGTGGCGGGCGCTTCGCTCGTCGGTCCGGGAGGGAACTGGCGGGTGAGGCGATTTCCTCTTGCGGAATTTGCGGTAAGCTTCCCTTGAAACCCCTCATCATCAGGCCCTCCGTTGTCCAGCCCCTCCCCGTGTGCGCCCGTGATTCAGGATGGAGTATGAAGCGAACCCGTCGCAATACCGGCTTCTCCCTGCTTGAGCTGATGACGGTGGTGGGCATCATCGGCATTCTCGCCGCGCTGTCGCTGGCCGCGTTGGAGGTGCTGCCACAGCGCACGCGGCTGACGGGCGGCGCGCTCGAGTTCGCCGCCGTCATCTCCAGTGCCCGCTCCCAGGCCTACGGCCGCAACCAGCGCGTGGCGGTGTTGATCAACGCCGCCACCCAGAACCTCGGCCAGCCCATCCGCTACTGGGTGGTGGTGGACAAATGGTCGGACCTGTCCCAGGCGCTGAGCAACAAGCCGGACTGGAGCGGGCTGAATGACCTCACGCCCACCTCTCCGGACAGGACGGATGATTCCTTCATGATGTACGACTCCGGCTACTTCAACTCGTCGGTGCGGGTGTATCCGCTCGGTTTCATCAGCGCGGTGGGCTCGGTGACGCACCCGTCCTGCGGCAAGCCCGAGTTCGCCGACATTCGTCTCGCTCGTGGGCAGC
Above is a window of Cystobacter fuscus DNA encoding:
- a CDS encoding 50S ribosomal protein L11 methyltransferase gives rise to the protein MTGTYQTLTVDLPDGDSEAAQDLLHDVGVLGLEVRDREGPTMPGVRAPAPGEAILVAYFEDAETAEAARAQLAESFPSARLQLAEEAQQDWSNAWKVHIKSVQVGRLWVGPPWEAPQAPADRVRLVIEPKMAFGTGDHPTTSLCLGAVDDYMATHPGASVLDVGTGTGVLAIAAKKLGAGRVVGTDNDPVSVELARENAEVNATPGLELSGKSLDAVDGVFELVVANILANTLIELAPLIVARVKDKLLLAGVLAHQKADVEAAYVKLGLVAEPGAQQGEWVRLDFHRA
- a CDS encoding pilus assembly FimT family protein, which translates into the protein MKRTRRNTGFSLLELMTVVGIIGILAALSLAALEVLPQRTRLTGGALEFAAVISSARSQAYGRNQRVAVLINAATQNLGQPIRYWVVVDKWSDLSQALSNKPDWSGLNDLTPTSPDRTDDSFMMYDSGYFNSSVRVYPLGFISAVGSVTHPSCGKPEFADIRLARGQPSSSDDIFPPPYCFVPSSKGCTFCTGDGVSQPVRGVIFFEPDGSVRFANAAGTVSNQGAASITFRPTDSGLENVQAVVITNTGLVRTFSASTR